The nucleotide window GGGTCTGGCGACCATTGGCAATCTCCACCAGCGTATCGACAAACTTCTCCAGCAGCACCGACATCTCCGTTCCTTTGATCAATACCCCGGCATCAAAATCAATCCAGTGCGGTTTTTTCGCGGCCAGCTCGCTGTTGGTGGAAAGTTTAACCGTGGGCACAAAACCGCCGTAAGGCGTGCCGCGTCCGGTACTGAACAGCACCATATGGCAGCCTGCGCCTGCCAGCGCGCTGGTTGCCACCGCATCATTACCTGGCGCGCTGAGCAGGTTCAGGCCCGGCTGATGAAGGCGTTCACCATATTTCAGTACATCAACCACCTGACTTTCTCCCGCCTTCTGCGTACAGCCAAGAGACTTTTCTTCCAGCGTGGTGATGCCGCCCGCTTTGTTGCCTGGCGACGGGTTTTCGTAGATCGGCTGATTGTGGTCGATGAAATAGCGCTTAAAGTCATTGATCATACTTACCGTTTTGGCAAACGTCGCTTCGTCGCGGCAGCGGCTCATCAGGATCCGCTCAGCACCAAACATCTCCGGCACTTCGGTCAGCACCGTGGTGCCGCCGTTGGCGATCATCTGGTCGGAAAAACGCCCCAGCAACGGGTTGGCGGTAATACCGGACAAGCCATCCGAGCCTCCGCACTCCAGGCCAAATTTCAGTTCGCTCAGGCGGCCTGGCTGGCGCTGGTCGTGTCGCATAACCTCAAACAGCTGGCGAAGATGTTCCAGCCCGGCCTCGACCTCATCATCATGCTGTTGCAGCGCCATAAAATGTACGCGCTCAGCATCATAATCGCCCAGCGTTTCCCGGAAGATATCCACCTGATTGTTTTCGCAGCCCAGCCCAATCACCAGCACCGCGCCCGCGTTGGGATGGCGCACCATATTTTGCAGCATGGTGCGGGTATTTTCATGATCCTGCCCGAGCTGCGAGCAGCCAAAAGGGTGAGTGAAGAGGTGGACGCCATCAATGCCCGCCGCGTCATTACTCTCTTTCAGAAAGCGGGTAACCATCTGCCTGGCAATACCGTTTACGCAACCTACCGTTGGCAATATCCACAGCTCGTTGCGGATCCCGACGTCGCCATTCTTCCGCCGGAAAATTTGCACCTCACGGTCGCCAGCCTGAGGCGGTAAGGTAGCGAAGTCGGGCTGATAGCTGTACTCATCCAGATCGTTCAGATTGGTACGGGTGTTATGGGAATGCAGCGTCTCACCGGCCGCTACCGGCACGGTGGCATGACCGATGGGCAGGCCATATTTCACCACCAGATCGCCCACGGCCAGCGGCTGAAGCGCACATTTATGCCCCCGCTCCATGCTCTGCTTCAGGATCACCTCCAGCCCTTCCAGGCTCAGACGTTCGCCTTCAGCGAGATCGGTTAAAGCTACCGCCACGTTATCGTTTGGATGAATTTTAATGTAACGCTGCATCTGTTGTTCCTCAGTTCAAACGCATCAATGCCTGACGCATGCCATCGCCGACAATGCGCTGCAAATGTTCTGTCAGCGTGGCGGTCAGGCCGCTGACGCTGTTTAACTCTTCGCCCCAGTGACCCGATGCGCTCAGCACCGCTTCAACCAGCTGCTGCGGCGCCATTTTTCCACTATCGACCTGCTGCCACAGCGTGGCGAACGTTGTCAGCCAGGCTTCATCATCCTGCAAAGCAAAGCTCTCTTCTCCCCGCTTGCCGCGGTAATAAGCCAGCAGGGCGGCAAAAGCAAAGGTGAGACGCGCAGGCGGTTCGCCATGCAACTCACAGTGCCTCAGGATTTGGGGCAGTAAACGGGTGCGAAACTTGGCCATGCTGTTCAGGGCGATAGCCTGTAACTGATGACGGATAAAAGGATTACGGAAGCGGCTCAGCACCGCATCGGCAAAGCTGTTGAGCTCATCAGGATGCTGGGAAAGCGCAGGGATAATCTCCTCTCTCAGCGTGCTGTCAACGAAAGCGGCAATCTCTGCATCGGCCATCGCTTCCCCAACCGTATCCAGTCCGGCGAGGTAAGCGACCGGCATCATGGCCGTATGCGCTCCGTTCAGTATCGCTACCTTCTGCTCTTTGTAGGGTTTGATGTCATCCACCAACCGGATATTCAGTGGAAACTTATCCAGGCAAAGCGCCTGTTCCAGCCAGGCTGGCCCCTGGATCGCCAGCAGATAGTAGATCTCTCCCGCCACCAGGTACTCATCCTGATAGCCCAGCTGCTGCTGGATTTCAGCGGCGTCCTGCGGATAGCCAGTGACAATTCTGTCGACCAGCGTTGAGCAGAAGGTGTTGTGCTGCTCAAGCCACTGCACAAAGGCAGAGGGAAGCGCCCAGTAGTGCGCATAGCGCAGCACCAGTGCCTTCAGCGCCTCGCCGTTGTCATCAATCAGCTCACAGGGCAGCATCACCCACCCTTTATCGCTGGCGCCGGAAAAGTGCTGCCAGCGGGCAAACAGCAACTGCGTCAGCCTGGCGGGAAAACTGGCGGGCGGCGTATCTTCCAGACCGTCGTTTGGGTCATAGTGAATACCGGCTTCGGTGGTATTAGAGAAAACGAAGCGGATGTCCTCCTCCCTGGCCAGCGCCATAAAGGCTTCGTATTGCCGCCAGGGGTGGATCTCTGCATTAACTGAGCGGATAAGCCGCGGTTCGCTCACCACTTCCCCCTGCTCGTTCACTCCACGGATCAGGGTGGTATAGAGCCCATCCTGGGCATTAAGGCTCCGCGTGCTCTGGCTGTTGCGCGGGCGCACTACAACAATGCCCGCATCAAGGTCGGTATGTTCATTCAGCAGGTCAATTTGCCAGCCAACAAAAGCGCGCAGAAAATTGCCCTCACCGAACTGAATGATTTTTGTCGGGTGAGCCCGCCCCGGGAAATTTTTGCGGTTCAATGCTGGCATAGCCCTATCCTTTACCTGAAACCTGAGAGTAAGTCAGCGCTACAGAATGGCCGACCAATGGCTTCATGTTTAAAAGGGAACAGCAGGGTTGTCCCTCTCCTCGCCGGGTAATTGCAGGTTCGATCACACATTCAGGGTTTAATTGTGTATAAAAAACCGTTGTGGAGAGATTTTCGCCAGCAGTAAATAAGGAAAATGGAATACGACTCTGGAAACAGGCCACTCAAAGCTTTTTACAGCCCAAATGCTGATAAATCGCTTTTTTCTAAATATCGTTTTCCCGCCATTCTTTTCAAAATAAGCGCTATAATGTCAGCCTGTGTAAAACTTCTTTTACCTGACTCCCAGGCCCTGTAAAACAACCTTGGCGACGAGTTTCTCCTGTCTCATTCGCCGGTATTTTGTTACAGTTAAGCGCCTTTTCTTATCGTTTGAGACGGTATTCAGGGGGCGTTCCGTTTTTGCCTGTTAACCATAATAGTCTCTGTGTTCAGACTGGGTGCCGCGCTCATAATAACGATTAACTCTTCGCGCCGGCCTCGTGCAGAACACCGTAAACAATGATGTTCGGGAACACCCAATGGATATTTTTAAAGCCCTGGTTCAAGCGCTTTGGCAACAAGATTTCGTCACTCTTTCCGACCCTACTCTGGTGTGGGCCATCTATTTTGTCCTGTTTATGATCCTTTTTCTGGAAAATGGCCTGCTTCCCGCTGCTTTCCTGCCTGGTGACAGCCTGCTGGTATTAGTGGGCGTACTGATTGCTAAAGGGACCTTAACCTTCCCTATGACCTTGTTTATTCTTACCACGGCGGCAAGCCTGGGATGCTGGGTCAGCTATTTACAGGGAAAATGGTTGGGCAACACCCCTACCGTGCAAAAGTGGCTGTCGCACCTGCCCGCGCAATATCATCAGCGGGCGCATCAACTTTTCCACAAACATGGTCTTTCTGCGCTGCTTATCGGCCGCTTTATTGCCTTCGTCAGAACGCTGCTGCCCACTATCGCTGGCCTTTCAGGCCTGAGTAATGCCCGCTTCCAGTTTTTTAACTGGATTAGCGCACTGCTGTGGGTGCTGATTCTGACGGTGCTGGGCTTCGCGCTGGGCAAGACCCCTATTTTTCGCAAATACGAAGATCAGCTGATGTTCTGTCTGATGCTGCTGCCGCTGGTGCTGCTGGTCTTTGGTTTGGTTGGCTCACTGGTCGTGCTCTGGCGCAAAAAGCGCAGCGCGAACAATGAGAAAGGAAATTCATAATGCTGGCTCTGCTCAAACCTTATCTCTCTGTGCGGGTGTTCTCTATCCTCATAGTTTCTCTTGCGGCGCTGATGATGGTGATATTTGTCCCTTCACTTTTCCGTAATGAGACCGCCCTGCAAATTCGCGTCTCGCGTCAGGGCACTACGCTGCCCGATGGGTTTTATGTTTATCAGCGGCTGAATGCCGAGGGGATCCCCATCAAGAGCATCACGCCGGACAATAACTCGCTGGTGATACGTTTTGATACCGAAGAACAGAGCATTGCGGCGGAGAAGGTCCTGCACCAGATGCTGCCCCATGGCTTCGATATTGGCCAGATCGATCCCTCTGGCTCCTCACAGTTAATGAACCGCCTTACCCTGCGAAAGCAGTCGGTAGGCTAATTTTTCGCCGGTTCAGCAAGCTATCCCTAAGAATCTTCTCTCTTTTTGAGCTTTTCAGGTTTTCTGACTATGCTTATCAGGCCAGAGAGACCCGATTCGTTTTTCAGGACTACCGGGTCGTCCAGCGACCCAACACAATGGAAGGTAACAATAAGCATGAAATACCGCACTCTCCTCGGACTCAGTCTGTTTACTCTGACCACATTTGCCAGTGCTGCGGACACATTGTGTCTGCAAAAAGAGCAGGAAATTCAGCATGAAATCGACCTGGCCCAGAAACATGACAATCAACGTCGTGTCACCGGCCTGGAGCGCGCGCTGACGGAAGCGAAAGCGGGCTGCACCGATGAAAAGCTGAAGGCGCAGCATCAGGATAAGATTGCTGAGCAGAAGCAAAAAGTGGCCGAGCGGCAGAAAGAGCTGGAGAAAGAAAAAGCGGACGGCGATGACAGTAAAAAAATTGCCAAGCGTGAAAGGAAACTGGCAGAAGCAGAACAAGAACTGAAGGAAGTTCAGGCTGCACCTTACTAAAGTAAGGGCACCGGACTCTCATTACTGACCATCAAAGGAGTTTGTCATGTCAAAAGATACTACGTCTGAACATCTGCGTGCAGAACTGAAAACCCTGGCGGATACGCTGGAAGAAGTGCTGAGCAACACCGGTGACAAATCCAAAACCGAGCTGGACAAGCTGCGCAGCAAAGCGCAGAGCGCGCTAAAAGATACCCGTGCACGCCTGGGCGACTCTGGTGAGCGTATTGCTCAAACCTCACGTGAAGTAGCCGATCAGGCTGATGTTTACGTGCGTGAAAACCCCTGGACCAGCGTAGGAATTGGTGCCGCCATTGGTGTGGTACTGGGCGTCCTGCTGACGCGCCGTTAATTATGGCAGATTCTCAACAACGCCACGGCCCCGGCAAAGGGGTCATTGACATCGGACAGCGTATCGTCACTACCATAGTGGGGATTGTGGAAACGCGTGTGCGGCTGGCAGTGGTCGAGCTTGAGGAAGAGAAAGCCAATCTGATCCAGATGCTGATCATGATTGGCCTTACTATGCTCTTCACCGCGTTCGGTCTGATGAGCCTGATGGTGCTGATCATCTGGGCAGTCGATGCACAGTATCGCCTGATGGCGATTGGCGTCACTACCGCCGTGCTGTTTGCCCTGGCCCTTATCTTTGGACTCTGGACGCTAGCCAAATCACGCCGCTCTACGTTGTTAAGCGTCACCCGTAAAGAGTTGAAGTCTGACCGGAAGCTCCTGGAGGATGATTGATGAGCCGCGAGCGTGATGAACGCAAAGCAGAGCTGCTGCGTGAAATCCAGCAGCAGCGGCTTGACCTGAGCGCCGGTAAAAAGCGTTTTCTGGCCAGCACGGCCCGCTATGACCATGGCTGGCTGACGCTGGTTGGACTGCGGCGCTATGTGGCTGTGGGAAGCGGCCTGATGGCTATCTGGTCTGTGCGCAACCCGCGCTTTATTACCCGTTGGGCGAAGCGCGGCATTGGCGCGTGGAGCACCTGGCGCATGGTTCGTACCTATCTTCCCCGTCGTTAGCCCCTTCAGCCCTCGCTGAGAGGGGCTTTTTTATTTCTTCCCCCCGTCAGAGTCCAGCAACGTCTGGATCGATCCTGCTATTCAATTTTCCTGAAGAACATCGACAGTTTATCTCGCTTACAATACTCCCCTTTCGCGAATATTATCTCCTGCAACGAACGGTACTGAGCGGTAAACACGCGTCGGGCCTGAATAAAACGTCGCAGGTAAAATTACCTGCCTGATAAAACTTGTTAGGGTGAATCATGAAAAAATTAGAAGATATCGGCTTTTTGGTTGCGCGCATTCTGATGCCAGTGCTGTTTATTGTCGCAGGCTGGGGAAAAATTAACGGCTATGCCGGTACTCAGCAATACATGGAGCACATGGGCGTTCCGGGCTTTTTCCTGCCCCTGACTATTCTGCTTGAATTTGGCGGCGGCCTGGCAATTCTGTTCGGTCTTCTGACTCGCTTTACCGCGATCGTGACTGCCCTGTTTACCCTGATTACTGCGTTTGTCTTCCACGCTGATTTCTCTGTGGATGGAAACTCTATCAACTTCATGAAAAACCTGAGCATTGCCGGTGGCTATCTGCTGCTGTTCATTACCGGCCCTGGCGCAATCAGCCTGGATCGCATCCTGAACAAAAAGTGGTAAGAAACACCCGCTATACTGAGTAGCATCGAAGCGAGGAGACGAGATCCTCGCTTTTTCATTTGTATGAGGGAAGGATCATGGGACAACTGATTGACGGTGTCTGGCACGATAACTGGTACGATACCAAATCCACCGGCGGACGTTTCAAGCGCTCGGAATCGGCATTCCGCAACTGGGTGACTGTGAATGGCGAAGCAGGCCCAACCGGCAACAGCGGCTTTCGTGCTGAAGCAGATCGTTATCATCTCTATGTTTCTCTGGCCTGCCCCTGGGCGCATCGCACGCTGATTATGCGCTCGCTGAAAGGGCTCGAATCACTGATTTCCGTTTCCGTGGTTCATCCACTGATGCTGGAAAATGGCTGGACATTCGACGATGACTTCCCGGCAGCCACGGGCGACAGCCTCTATCAAAACGAATATCTTTATCAGCTCTATCTGCATGCGGACAAAGAGTATACCGGCCGCGTGACCGTTCCCGTGCTGTGGGACAAGCAGCAAAATACCATCGTCAGCAACGAGTCTGCCGACATCCTGCGTATGTTCAACAGCGCTTTTGATGCTGTTGGAGCAAAAGCGGGAGATTACTATCCTGCCGATCTGCGCAGCAAAATTGATGAGGTGAACAGCTGGGTTTACGACACCGTGAATAATGGCGTCTATAAATCTGGCTTTGCCACTTCCCAGCAGGCTTACGATGAAGCGGTTACCGCGCTGTTCCGCTCGCTGGATCGCCTTGAGCAAATGCTCGGCCAGCACCGTTATCTGACCGGTGACAGGCTGACAGAGGCCGATCTGCGGCTGTGGACGACGCTGGTAAGATTTGACCCGGTCTACGTGACGCATTTCAAATGCGACAGGCACCGTATTAGTGACTACCTGAATCTGAATGGCTTCCTGCGGGAAATCTATCAGATGCCAGGCCTGGCAGAAACGGTCAATCTGCCGCATATCCGCCATCACTATTACTGCAGCCATAAAACGATCAACCCGTCCGGGGTGATCTCTCTCGGCCCCGCCTTCAACTGGGATGAGCCGCACGGTCGCGACGAGCGATTCCGTTAATCTTTATGCTGCCGGCAGCAACGAAAACGGCCTCCTTTTCCAGGGAGGCCGTTTTTTATCGGTTTTCAGGCGGCTTGAGTACCTTACCTTGCTTTCGCCGTTGCACGCGGCCAGATTACTGCGCCTTGCCTTGATTCAGGCACGGCACGGCACGTGATTGCTGCGCCTGGCCTTGATTTCGTCGTTGCTTGCGGTTTAGTTGTTTCGCTTTGCCATCAGTTTTGGGATCTCACGCAGGCACCAGGCTTTTGCTTCGCCCATGCTGTCACGCCGCCAGGCCATGATAATGTCAACCTCGCGGGTATATTCCGGGCTGACAACGCGCAGCCGGCCTTCAGCAATATCCTGTTCCACCATCGGATAGGGCATGGAAGCCACCCCCAGCCCGGCAAGCAGCGCACGGTGCTTGTCTTCGATTGAGCTGACGGTCAGCCGTTGTTGTTTGTCCAGCAGCTGCACAGTGAGTACCGGCCGCTCCCGCGCGGTATCTGCGACGGCAATCCCGCGATATTTCACCCTGGTGACCTCTGAGAGCGGCTCTGGCTCGTCATGAATGGGATGATCCGGGCTGGCAACTATCACGCTGATCATGCTGTAGAGCTTGCGGGTATTGATCTCCGACGAGGCGCGAAAATGCATATCCGGTGCAATCACAATATCCGCCCGGCCTTGCTCAAGCCGCTCCCAGGCACCCGCCAGCACCTCAGTGACCAGCGAAATTTGCGTATTGGCTTTTTCGGCCAGCTTATCCAGCAGCGGAAACAGATGGCGGCTGGGCACCAGCGCTTCCGTAACAATCGTCAGGTGGGTTTCCCACCCTCTCGCCAGCGCCTCAGCATCTGTCGTCAGCTTATCGGCCGCTTCCAGCAACACTCTTCCGCGCTCAAGCAGCATCCGGCCTACGTTGGTAAATTTGGTACGATGGCCGGAACGGTCAAACAGCACCACATCCAGCTCCTCTTCCAGTTTCTGCATCGTGTAACTCAGGGCAGAAGGGACGCGGCCCAGCTCATCCGCCGCAGCCGCAAAACTTCCCCGCCGATCAATCGCATCCATTACTCTCAGCGCTTCCAGCGTCAGGGCGCGGTCTTTAGCCATAGCAGTTCTCTGTCAGGAATTTTGAATATACCGAGCAGATTAACTGGCTAACAATCTGCCGTCCAGAAACTTACCATAGAAGGATAATAAACGGTCAGCGAAATGCGCTGACCGGGGAGGATATATGATTACCAGTCGCACCGCGCAAGCGTGTGGCAAGGCTGATTATGGCTGGCTGCAAGCGCGTTACACCTTTTCCTTTGGCCACTATTTTGACCCTAAATTACTGGGCTATGCGTCGTTACGCGTGCTCAATCAGGAAGTGCTGGCACCAGGGGCTTCCTTTCAACCAAGAACCTATCCAAAGGTCGATGTACTGAACCTGATCCTGCAGGGCGAGGCGGAATATCGTGACAGCGAAGGCAATCATGTCACCGCCGGTGCGGGCGAGGCTTTGCTGTTGTCTACCCAGCCTGGCGTAAGCTACAGCGAATTCAATCTCAGTAAAGAGCAGGAGCTGACGCGCATGCAGCTGTGGCTGGATGCCTGTCCTGAGCGTGAGAACGCCGGAGTGCAGCGGATAGCGATGGCTGAGAAGGCCCGTTATATGCTGCTTGCTTCACCTGACGGCGCGGAGCGGAGCC belongs to Erwinia pyri and includes:
- a CDS encoding DUF883 family protein, with the protein product MSKDTTSEHLRAELKTLADTLEEVLSNTGDKSKTELDKLRSKAQSALKDTRARLGDSGERIAQTSREVADQADVYVRENPWTSVGIGAAIGVVLGVLLTRR
- a CDS encoding glutathione S-transferase family protein, with the translated sequence MGQLIDGVWHDNWYDTKSTGGRFKRSESAFRNWVTVNGEAGPTGNSGFRAEADRYHLYVSLACPWAHRTLIMRSLKGLESLISVSVVHPLMLENGWTFDDDFPAATGDSLYQNEYLYQLYLHADKEYTGRVTVPVLWDKQQNTIVSNESADILRMFNSAFDAVGAKAGDYYPADLRSKIDEVNSWVYDTVNNGVYKSGFATSQQAYDEAVTALFRSLDRLEQMLGQHRYLTGDRLTEADLRLWTTLVRFDPVYVTHFKCDRHRISDYLNLNGFLREIYQMPGLAETVNLPHIRHHYYCSHKTINPSGVISLGPAFNWDEPHGRDERFR
- a CDS encoding UxaA family hydrolase, whose translation is MQRYIKIHPNDNVAVALTDLAEGERLSLEGLEVILKQSMERGHKCALQPLAVGDLVVKYGLPIGHATVPVAAGETLHSHNTRTNLNDLDEYSYQPDFATLPPQAGDREVQIFRRKNGDVGIRNELWILPTVGCVNGIARQMVTRFLKESNDAAGIDGVHLFTHPFGCSQLGQDHENTRTMLQNMVRHPNAGAVLVIGLGCENNQVDIFRETLGDYDAERVHFMALQQHDDEVEAGLEHLRQLFEVMRHDQRQPGRLSELKFGLECGGSDGLSGITANPLLGRFSDQMIANGGTTVLTEVPEMFGAERILMSRCRDEATFAKTVSMINDFKRYFIDHNQPIYENPSPGNKAGGITTLEEKSLGCTQKAGESQVVDVLKYGERLHQPGLNLLSAPGNDAVATSALAGAGCHMVLFSTGRGTPYGGFVPTVKLSTNSELAAKKPHWIDFDAGVLIKGTEMSVLLEKFVDTLVEIANGRQTRNEQNDFRELAIFKSGVTL
- a CDS encoding phage holin family protein, which encodes MADSQQRHGPGKGVIDIGQRIVTTIVGIVETRVRLAVVELEEEKANLIQMLIMIGLTMLFTAFGLMSLMVLIIWAVDAQYRLMAIGVTTAVLFALALIFGLWTLAKSRRSTLLSVTRKELKSDRKLLEDD
- a CDS encoding DoxX family protein, with the protein product MKKLEDIGFLVARILMPVLFIVAGWGKINGYAGTQQYMEHMGVPGFFLPLTILLEFGGGLAILFGLLTRFTAIVTALFTLITAFVFHADFSVDGNSINFMKNLSIAGGYLLLFITGPGAISLDRILNKKW
- a CDS encoding DedA family protein, whose translation is MDIFKALVQALWQQDFVTLSDPTLVWAIYFVLFMILFLENGLLPAAFLPGDSLLVLVGVLIAKGTLTFPMTLFILTTAASLGCWVSYLQGKWLGNTPTVQKWLSHLPAQYHQRAHQLFHKHGLSALLIGRFIAFVRTLLPTIAGLSGLSNARFQFFNWISALLWVLILTVLGFALGKTPIFRKYEDQLMFCLMLLPLVLLVFGLVGSLVVLWRKKRSANNEKGNS
- a CDS encoding LysR family transcriptional regulator, giving the protein MAKDRALTLEALRVMDAIDRRGSFAAAADELGRVPSALSYTMQKLEEELDVVLFDRSGHRTKFTNVGRMLLERGRVLLEAADKLTTDAEALARGWETHLTIVTEALVPSRHLFPLLDKLAEKANTQISLVTEVLAGAWERLEQGRADIVIAPDMHFRASSEINTRKLYSMISVIVASPDHPIHDEPEPLSEVTRVKYRGIAVADTARERPVLTVQLLDKQQRLTVSSIEDKHRALLAGLGVASMPYPMVEQDIAEGRLRVVSPEYTREVDIIMAWRRDSMGEAKAWCLREIPKLMAKRNN
- a CDS encoding tagaturonate reductase — encoded protein: MPALNRKNFPGRAHPTKIIQFGEGNFLRAFVGWQIDLLNEHTDLDAGIVVVRPRNSQSTRSLNAQDGLYTTLIRGVNEQGEVVSEPRLIRSVNAEIHPWRQYEAFMALAREEDIRFVFSNTTEAGIHYDPNDGLEDTPPASFPARLTQLLFARWQHFSGASDKGWVMLPCELIDDNGEALKALVLRYAHYWALPSAFVQWLEQHNTFCSTLVDRIVTGYPQDAAEIQQQLGYQDEYLVAGEIYYLLAIQGPAWLEQALCLDKFPLNIRLVDDIKPYKEQKVAILNGAHTAMMPVAYLAGLDTVGEAMADAEIAAFVDSTLREEIIPALSQHPDELNSFADAVLSRFRNPFIRHQLQAIALNSMAKFRTRLLPQILRHCELHGEPPARLTFAFAALLAYYRGKRGEESFALQDDEAWLTTFATLWQQVDSGKMAPQQLVEAVLSASGHWGEELNSVSGLTATLTEHLQRIVGDGMRQALMRLN
- the mzrA gene encoding EnvZ/OmpR regulon moderator MzrA; the encoded protein is MLALLKPYLSVRVFSILIVSLAALMMVIFVPSLFRNETALQIRVSRQGTTLPDGFYVYQRLNAEGIPIKSITPDNNSLVIRFDTEEQSIAAEKVLHQMLPHGFDIGQIDPSGSSQLMNRLTLRKQSVG
- a CDS encoding YqjK-like family protein, with the translated sequence MSRERDERKAELLREIQQQRLDLSAGKKRFLASTARYDHGWLTLVGLRRYVAVGSGLMAIWSVRNPRFITRWAKRGIGAWSTWRMVRTYLPRR
- a CDS encoding pirin family protein, which gives rise to MITSRTAQACGKADYGWLQARYTFSFGHYFDPKLLGYASLRVLNQEVLAPGASFQPRTYPKVDVLNLILQGEAEYRDSEGNHVTAGAGEALLLSTQPGVSYSEFNLSKEQELTRMQLWLDACPERENAGVQRIAMAEKARYMLLASPDGAERSLQLRQQVWVHHVVLKPGETQTVKLHGPRAYVQSIHGSLNAVASSQAKEELVCGDGAFVCDEQSVTLVAETPLRALIIDLPV
- a CDS encoding DUF1090 domain-containing protein encodes the protein MKYRTLLGLSLFTLTTFASAADTLCLQKEQEIQHEIDLAQKHDNQRRVTGLERALTEAKAGCTDEKLKAQHQDKIAEQKQKVAERQKELEKEKADGDDSKKIAKRERKLAEAEQELKEVQAAPY